From the Alkalibacter saccharofermentans DSM 14828 genome, the window TGACTGCAAACTTCACAGGGCATATTGACAGAAGGCAAGGCCCTGATATATAATATGAGTTGTTGTAAATACCCGCTACAAAACTAATACTATTCTGTTGCATTATTGTAGTAGAGGGGAGGGTGGAAAATGTCAGAAGTTAAAATCAAAGATGGCGAGTCATTGGAAAACGCACTTCGCAGATTTAAGAAAAAAACTGCCAGCGCTGGGGTAATGTCTGAAATTAGAAAGAGAGAGCATTACGAAAAGCCAAGTGTTAAAAGGAAAAAGAAATCCGAAGCAGCCAGAAAGAGAAATAAAAAGCTTAGATAAGGGGTGATAGCTTGTCACTCAAGGATAGGTTGATGTCTGACTTGAAGACATCTATGAGAGAAAAGGACAACATTAAGAAGGCGACCATTACCATGGTCAGGGCTGCGATACTTCAAAATGAGAAGGACAACAAGGTTGTACTGGATGATGAAGACGTCTTGGCTGTAATTGCCAAGCAGGTAAAACAGAGAAAAGACGCTTTGGAAGAATTTAAAAAAGCTCAGCGGGAAGATCTTATGGAACAAACCGAAAAAGAGCTGGATATTTTGATGGAATACCTCCCTAAGCAATTGACGGAAGAAGAATTAAAAGTAATCGTATCTGATGCGATTAACGAAGTGGGTGCAACTTCCCTTAAAGATATGGGTAAAGTCATGTCGGCTGTAATGCCAAAGGTTAAAGGCAGGGCAGACGGGGGAATGATCAACAAAATCGTAAAAGAGATACTAAACGAGCAATAAGATAAGAGAGGCTACCGGTAACGGTAGCCTCTTGATATTTGTATAGGTTAAACCCTTAAGCACAGCTGGACAATGGTTCATGGATTCAAACCTAAAACCATCTAAAGCCCAACAAAGTGGAATATTCATTGGTAATATGGTATCATGGATTTATTATATTTGATTTTTCAAGGAGGATAATTATTGGAACTAATTGCTGAAAAAATACTCGAGCTGGATAACGCAGATTCGATTATGAAAATATACGGTAGATTTGACGAAAACGTTAAGGAAATCGAAAAAAAATTCAACGTAAGAATCCTATCAAGAGAAAACAGCTTAAAGCTGATTGGAGAAGAAAAAAACATCGACAAGGCTTTAGATGTTTTGACAAAACTAAACGGCATGATAAATGACAATATGGCAATTGACCAGCAGAGCCTCTCATATCTGATTGACATCGTGGAAAAGGGTGAAAAAGAGGATTTGGAAAGCCTGAAGGAGATAGTATGCTATACTGCCAGGGGCAAAAAGATCATGCCAAAAACCTTGGGGCAAAAAAATTATATAAAAGCCATAGAAAAAAACGAGATTGTTTTTGGTATAGGTCCTGCGGGTACGGGAAAGACGTATTTAGCCATGGCTATGGCTATAAAGGCCTTTAAAAGGGAAGAAGTAAACAGAATAATACTTACTAGGCCTGC encodes:
- a CDS encoding GatB/YqeY domain-containing protein — protein: MSLKDRLMSDLKTSMREKDNIKKATITMVRAAILQNEKDNKVVLDDEDVLAVIAKQVKQRKDALEEFKKAQREDLMEQTEKELDILMEYLPKQLTEEELKVIVSDAINEVGATSLKDMGKVMSAVMPKVKGRADGGMINKIVKEILNEQ
- a CDS encoding PhoH family protein, encoding MELIAEKILELDNADSIMKIYGRFDENVKEIEKKFNVRILSRENSLKLIGEEKNIDKALDVLTKLNGMINDNMAIDQQSLSYLIDIVEKGEKEDLESLKEIVCYTARGKKIMPKTLGQKNYIKAIEKNEIVFGIGPAGTGKTYLAMAMAIKAFKREEVNRIILTRPAVEAGESLGFLPGDLQEKVDPYLRPLYDALYDILGPETYLKYREKGLIEVAPLAYMRGRTLDDSFIILDEAQNTTPEQMKMFLTRLGFGSKAVVTGDITQIDLPGGRSSGLVKVTQILNDIEGIAFINFTQRDVVRHRLVQKIINAYESYENKKSIKTSGDKNKK
- the rpsU gene encoding 30S ribosomal protein S21; its protein translation is MSEVKIKDGESLENALRRFKKKTASAGVMSEIRKREHYEKPSVKRKKKSEAARKRNKKLR